Proteins found in one Melospiza georgiana isolate bMelGeo1 chromosome 1, bMelGeo1.pri, whole genome shotgun sequence genomic segment:
- the AQP4 gene encoding aquaporin-4 isoform X2 codes for MSDGAAAPRRGKCARLCKCERIMVAFKGVWTQPFWKAVSAEFLAMLIFVLLSLGSTINWGGAEKPLPVDMVLISLCFGLSIATMVQCFGHISGGHINPAVTVAMVCTRKISLAKSVFYIVAQCLGAIVGAGILYLVTPPSVVGGLGVTAVHRDLSAGHGLLVELIITFQLVFTIFASCDSKRSDVTGSVALAIGFSVAIGHLFAINYTGASMNPARSFGPAVIMGRWENQWVYWVGPIIGAVLAGALYEYVYCPDVELKRRFKDVFGKATQPSKGKYIEVDDNRSHVETDDLILKPGIVHVIDIDRGEDKKGRDPSSEVLSSV; via the exons ATGAGCGACGGAGCGGCCGCTCCGCGCCGCGG taAGTGTGCACGTCTGTGTAAGTGTGAGAGAATTATGGTGGCGTTTAAAGGAGTCTGGACTCAGCCCTTCTGGAAAGCCGTTTCGGCGGAGTTTTTGGCCATGCTCATTTTTGTCCTCCTCAGCCTCGGCTCCACGATCAACTGGGGTGGAGCAGAGAAGCCCCTGCCTGTGGACATGGTCCTCATATCCCTCTGCTTTGGACTCAGCATTGCCACCATGGTGCAGTGCTTTGGGCACATCAGCGGAGGCCACATCAACCCTGCCGTGACCGTGGCCATGGTCTGCACCAGGAAGATCAGCCTTGCCAAGTCCGTCTTCTACATCGTTGCCCAGTGCCTGGGAGCCATCGTGGGCGCGGGCATCCTCTACCTTGTCACACCGCCCAGCGTGGTGGGAGGCCTGGGAGTCACTGCG GTACACAGAGATCTTTCTGCTGGGCATGGACTCCTGGTGGAATTGATAATTACATTCCAGCTGGTTTTTACTATTTTTGCTAGCTGTGATTCAAAACGAAGTGATGTCACTGGTTCAGTAGCTTTAGCAATTGGATTTTCTGTTGCAATTGGACACTTATTTGCT ATCAATTACACCGGTGCCAGCATGAACCCAGCTCGATCATTTGGACCTGCTGTCATTATGGGAAGATGGGAAAACCAATGG GTGTACTGGGTGGGACCGATAATCGGAGCCGTCCTTGCCGGTGCTCTGTACGAGTACGTCTATTGCCCGGACGTTGAGCTCAAGCGCCGCTTCAAAGACGTCTTTGGTAAGGCCACCCAGCCCTCCAAGGGCAAGTACATCGAGGTGGATGACAACAGGAGCCACGTAGAGACCGATGACCTGATCCTGAAGCCTGGCATAGTTCATGTGATTGATATCGACAGGGGTGAGGACAAGAAGGGAAGAGACCCATCCAGCGAGGTGTTGTCTTCCGTATGA
- the AQP4 gene encoding aquaporin-4 isoform X1, which translates to MTEAGPQPLPRRAFLECRTSKCARLCKCERIMVAFKGVWTQPFWKAVSAEFLAMLIFVLLSLGSTINWGGAEKPLPVDMVLISLCFGLSIATMVQCFGHISGGHINPAVTVAMVCTRKISLAKSVFYIVAQCLGAIVGAGILYLVTPPSVVGGLGVTAVHRDLSAGHGLLVELIITFQLVFTIFASCDSKRSDVTGSVALAIGFSVAIGHLFAINYTGASMNPARSFGPAVIMGRWENQWVYWVGPIIGAVLAGALYEYVYCPDVELKRRFKDVFGKATQPSKGKYIEVDDNRSHVETDDLILKPGIVHVIDIDRGEDKKGRDPSSEVLSSV; encoded by the exons ATGACCGAGGCCGGCCCGCAGCCGCTGCCCCGCCGCGCGTTCCTCGAGTGCCGCACCAG taAGTGTGCACGTCTGTGTAAGTGTGAGAGAATTATGGTGGCGTTTAAAGGAGTCTGGACTCAGCCCTTCTGGAAAGCCGTTTCGGCGGAGTTTTTGGCCATGCTCATTTTTGTCCTCCTCAGCCTCGGCTCCACGATCAACTGGGGTGGAGCAGAGAAGCCCCTGCCTGTGGACATGGTCCTCATATCCCTCTGCTTTGGACTCAGCATTGCCACCATGGTGCAGTGCTTTGGGCACATCAGCGGAGGCCACATCAACCCTGCCGTGACCGTGGCCATGGTCTGCACCAGGAAGATCAGCCTTGCCAAGTCCGTCTTCTACATCGTTGCCCAGTGCCTGGGAGCCATCGTGGGCGCGGGCATCCTCTACCTTGTCACACCGCCCAGCGTGGTGGGAGGCCTGGGAGTCACTGCG GTACACAGAGATCTTTCTGCTGGGCATGGACTCCTGGTGGAATTGATAATTACATTCCAGCTGGTTTTTACTATTTTTGCTAGCTGTGATTCAAAACGAAGTGATGTCACTGGTTCAGTAGCTTTAGCAATTGGATTTTCTGTTGCAATTGGACACTTATTTGCT ATCAATTACACCGGTGCCAGCATGAACCCAGCTCGATCATTTGGACCTGCTGTCATTATGGGAAGATGGGAAAACCAATGG GTGTACTGGGTGGGACCGATAATCGGAGCCGTCCTTGCCGGTGCTCTGTACGAGTACGTCTATTGCCCGGACGTTGAGCTCAAGCGCCGCTTCAAAGACGTCTTTGGTAAGGCCACCCAGCCCTCCAAGGGCAAGTACATCGAGGTGGATGACAACAGGAGCCACGTAGAGACCGATGACCTGATCCTGAAGCCTGGCATAGTTCATGTGATTGATATCGACAGGGGTGAGGACAAGAAGGGAAGAGACCCATCCAGCGAGGTGTTGTCTTCCGTATGA